The window ATGATACGTATTTTGAACCAAAAGTAGGTTTTTTACTTCATCACCATCTCTTAATGGCAGCCTAAAAGATTAAAGGGCATTTTCAACAGTATCAAGCAGGTGACGTACCTTTGTAGGTATGGCGAGAGACGAGCAACTTAAGATACGATGGGAGCAAACCATCACTTTTTTCCAAGAGCGATTTAGCGATGGGGAAGCAATGGATCTGGATGCCATTCTATTTATGATAGGTGTCCAAGAGTTGGGACAATTGCACCGTAAATTCCAGAAAGACGAGAAGTATCAGCTCATGCACATTGCCATCTGTAGAGTCTTAGAGCCTTATGGATATTATCAATTTTCACATTTTGACGAGGATAAATGGCCGCACTACGCAGTGGTTCAAAACCTGCCGCCCCTCAAAGCGGGTGAGCAGTCTTTATTGATGAAAGAGGCGATTGTCAATTACATGCTAGAGGCAGGAGTTATTGAGTAAGTATATTTTGGTAATGAGTTCGCTTTCGCGAAAGCGAAAACTCTACAACCCCAGTGCAAGATTCTAGATTAATCCGTCTTACTACTGTCCTTTTTGTTTAATCCCAAAGACTTGCTGCGTTTCTCCCAGTTCTTGCGGGCGAGGAGCTGCATGTCCTCTACATTGTCACTTTCATCCATAATCTCAAGACCCAGCATGGTTTCAATGACATCTTCCATAGTCACCAGGCCGTGAACACTCCCATAATCATCCAGCACCAGTGCGATATGCTCCTTAGTGGCAATCATCTGGTCAAAGAGTTGGGTAATAGGCATGTCAAATCGTACCAGCGCTATTTCACGACGTAGATCTTCTAGGGTTTCAGCAGGCTTATTGTGAATGATGTCAGCGAGAATAGCATCTTTTAGCACGTAACCAGTGATGTCGTCACGATTTTTGCCGAATACAGGAATACGTGAAAACCTGAGGTCTTTATCAGCTTCAAAAAAATCTTTAATGAGCATCCCTTGTGGAGCCATAAAAATAACGGACCGCGGTGTCATGATGTCTTTTACCTTGATTTTATTGAAGTTCATCAAGCTTTTGATAAACTGTCCCTCTGATGGATGAAAAACGCCTTCCTCTTCTGCAGTCTCTGTAATGGAGATAAATTCCTCACGGGTCATGGTATTCATATGCGCACTTTTACCAATGGCTCTAGTGGTCAATTGCAACACCCAGAGTATTCCTGTGTATTTTAAAACAGCTACCATCCCAACTAATATACTAGTAGAAATTCCAGCCAGATTCTGCCAGTAAGTTGCACCTATCGTTTTAGGGATGATTTCCGAAACTACTAGAATCAAAACGGTCATGATCCCAGATACCACACCTACTAGTGGAATTCCTAAAACTGCCGCCTGAAAACCTTCAGACACCATACTTTCAGCCTGCACACCTACTAGAATCGCGCCAACGGTGTGGGCGAGCGTGTTTAGAGTCAGAATAGCAATAAGCGGTTTATCTACATCGTTTTTAAGAACGGTAAGGGCATTAGTATAGGTGGCGCCTTCCTGACTTTTCATTCTAATAAAATTAGGCGTGATGGAAAGCAGCACGGCTTCCAAAATGGAACACATAAAAGAAAAGAAAATAGATACTACGGCATAGAGGATCAATAATCCCATGGATAGTTGTTTTGCCGTAAAAATAGGAAAAGGGATTTGTGGTTGTAGTTAAGTTTTTGGGAAATAGAATAAAAACAGTTCTTATTCTAGGTCAATAACAAACAACTAAGAATCAATTATGATAACACCAATTGCTCTTTTATTTTATCGATGACACGGTCAGCAATTAAATCACTGACTTTATCGCTATCTACCAAGACTTTATTCTCTTCACATTCATCTAAAAAGTCAAATGACAAAATAGAGTTGAATTTTTGAGTTTTGAATTTAGTAAACATAAAAGTTATTTAAAATAATTATTTAAAAAATGAGGATTCTGTTCTGATTTGAAATAATTTTTCCGTTTGATCCAAATAAAACCATCTCCTTTAGAAATTACTGCTACATCTACTGGACCTCCTACAGACTCTTCATCTGAACTGATCCTTCTTTTAAGATAGGTCAAATATATTAAACTTTCGGCCATCTCGGTAAGATCTTCTTTTGATAATACAGACACTGTGCTTACCGTCGGATCGATATGTTTATTTCTTTTGAACTCTTCTATATGTTGAATAAACTCTTCAAATATAGGATCGATATCCAGACTTTCAATTTTATCAGCTAAAGGTTCTGAAATAGGTCTTATAAAATTAATTAATAGTTCATTGTACTGAGTTAAGACTTTACTAAATGCATTTATTAGAGTTGTGTTAATTTCTGGACTTACGCCGCTAATTAAAGTGTCTATTACATCTCTTTGTGCAAACGGCATTATTGACCCATTATTATCATCATCAATTTCTTCTATGCGCTCAGTATAGTATCTCAGCCTTTCGTTAAAGACATTAGCAACCTTTGTACTAATAGTTACTGGATAGATTTCATCCTCACCATATCCTGCAAAGACGAGACCAGTCCATTGACCATACATTTGTTTAGACAATATATAGCTATAGAAAAAATCATGAAAACTTTTCTTGGTTGAAGAAAAATCTGAATATCGTTCAGAGTAAACTTTATCGACTAAAGGAGAAATAGTTTTATCATACTCTTCTCTAGTAAAGTCCTTAAAGTCAACTAAAGCCTCAGAATGCTCACAATTGTTTCTTTCTAAATCCAGAATTTCAATAAACTTTTCAGAAAACAGCTTATTTCGTTTTTCCTGTTCCATGGTTATCAAGTTTTCCTCACTTAGTGAAACCTCTTCCATTGACTTGTGCAGGCCATTTTTTATTAAATCATTAAGCGTTGTGTAAATAATATTGTGAATCGCTTTTTCATTAGTGAAATAATCTTTCTTTTTCAAGAATTCAAAAAAATTCTCACTGTAATCTCTCAGATGAGGAAATTCTTTATCACCAAGCTGATCACGATATAATTTTATGATTATTTCCCATGGGGTCAGCATCAAATTAGCATTATTGTAAATAATAATCGACACGGGATGAAACTTAGAAAGGGTAAATATTTTGTTTGCTGTATTGTAAACTTTACTACCATTAGTTCCGCTTACAGTAACTGCAGAGTCTGCTGCTATTGCTATAGCGTGTTTATTCATTACTCCGATTACTGCAGTCATATTTTTTTTATTCAAGCAATTTACCACATCCCTAGCAAAATAACTAGCAATCAAATTAGCACCAGCGCGGTTGATGGCGGTAATCTATTCCGTCATCACCGCATCATGATCCAGCCAGCCTTGTATAGCCCTAAAAAGCATTGAAAAAAGATTAGGAATCTATATGTTTTTAAAGGTTGAATCAGTCTGCCCTTTTACAAGCCTAGCCCTAGTGAAGTTGCCACGGCTTAGAGTTTTGTGACTAGAAATGTTATCAGGCTTTTCTAGTGTTTTACAGGGTTGATTTTTATCGTACATTGTGTTCAAATCGTGTATGTTTGGATCATATGCTTAAGCATCGTCAAGATTCTGAAAACAGTAATATGCGGGATTTTTACCATGCTATAATAACTAAGTTTCAATAGCACAGCGTGTTGAAAATCACCTGATCCAGAGCTCAAAACTGTGTACCAACAAACCCACTTAAACTTCAAAGTTCATGAAGATTCCAGGTTATATCAAATTTGTATTCTTATCACTCGCTGTTATCATATTCTTTTTCTTTTTATATGTAGCCAGCTTTATATTGATACCAATGGCTTTGGGATTGTTATTGGCAATTCTGTTATTACCAATAAATCGTTTTTTTGAGAAAATCCGCCTATCGCGCTTTTGGGCGGTACTGCTCACCATCATTATCGCTTTTATAGTATTGAGTGCGGTCATTGTGGGTTTGTCGATTCCTGTCAGTCGTCTTATAGATGATATTCCACAAATAGGAGAGAAATTGCTGGGTGTCGTTGGCCAGTTTCAGGAATTTTTTAAGGACAATCTTGATATGGAGCCCCAATTCCAATCCGATTATATAAAAGACCATCTGAGC of the Nonlabens marinus S1-08 genome contains:
- a CDS encoding CNNM domain-containing protein, giving the protein MGLLILYAVVSIFFSFMCSILEAVLLSITPNFIRMKSQEGATYTNALTVLKNDVDKPLIAILTLNTLAHTVGAILVGVQAESMVSEGFQAAVLGIPLVGVVSGIMTVLILVVSEIIPKTIGATYWQNLAGISTSILVGMVAVLKYTGILWVLQLTTRAIGKSAHMNTMTREEFISITETAEEEGVFHPSEGQFIKSLMNFNKIKVKDIMTPRSVIFMAPQGMLIKDFFEADKDLRFSRIPVFGKNRDDITGYVLKDAILADIIHNKPAETLEDLRREIALVRFDMPITQLFDQMIATKEHIALVLDDYGSVHGLVTMEDVIETMLGLEIMDESDNVEDMQLLARKNWEKRSKSLGLNKKDSSKTD